A window of Synechococcus sp. MEDNS5 contains these coding sequences:
- a CDS encoding cation:proton antiporter — MLAAAMPPLLMPLLAEISSHDLEMAETLIGVARFALIFVAARLLAEVLVRLQLPTILGELLAGVLIGASGLHLLVPPETQVELSNGVISLVSGLVNVPPDAVPEIYNESFPSLEAVAELGLYALLFLTGLESELEELIAVGAQAFTVAVAGVVLPFALGTWGLMAIFHVDAIPAIFAGASMTATSIGITASVFSELGFLKTREGQIVIGAAVLDDILGIVILAVVVALASGGNLEIGPIVKLVAAAAVFVVAAIGLSRTAAPAFDWMIDKLKAPGEVLVASFVILALSCFTATAIGLEAALGAFAAGLILSSSKHNHAIQQAVLPIVTLFATIFFVLVGAGMDLSVINPSDPSSRTALVVAGFLFVVAVIGKIAAGWAFISKQPTRRLVVGLGMMPRGEVGLIFLGLGTSAKLLSPSLEAAILLMVIGTTFLAPVLLRLVLGGNKPDDGDSVSDDVAAEPVGLL; from the coding sequence ATGCTCGCTGCTGCGATGCCGCCCCTGCTCATGCCCCTGCTGGCCGAAATCTCCTCCCACGACCTTGAAATGGCCGAAACCCTGATTGGGGTGGCCCGTTTCGCCCTGATCTTCGTGGCTGCGCGCCTGCTGGCGGAGGTGCTGGTGCGCCTCCAGCTGCCCACGATCCTTGGGGAACTGCTCGCTGGGGTGCTGATCGGTGCCTCCGGCTTGCACCTATTGGTTCCGCCGGAAACGCAAGTGGAGCTCAGCAATGGGGTGATCAGCCTGGTGAGCGGCCTGGTGAATGTCCCCCCGGATGCCGTGCCGGAGATTTACAACGAGAGTTTCCCCTCGCTGGAAGCGGTGGCGGAGCTCGGGCTCTACGCCCTGCTGTTTCTCACCGGCCTGGAGAGTGAGCTGGAAGAACTGATCGCCGTCGGCGCCCAGGCGTTCACCGTGGCTGTGGCCGGTGTGGTGCTCCCCTTTGCTCTTGGCACCTGGGGACTCATGGCCATCTTCCATGTGGATGCCATCCCGGCGATCTTTGCCGGTGCCTCAATGACAGCCACGAGCATCGGCATCACCGCCAGCGTGTTCAGTGAATTGGGCTTTCTCAAGACCCGTGAGGGGCAGATCGTGATCGGCGCCGCCGTACTCGACGACATCCTCGGCATCGTGATCCTGGCGGTGGTGGTGGCTCTGGCCTCAGGCGGCAACCTGGAAATCGGCCCGATCGTGAAGCTGGTGGCTGCTGCTGCAGTGTTCGTGGTGGCTGCCATTGGCCTCAGCCGCACCGCTGCTCCGGCCTTCGACTGGATGATCGACAAGCTCAAGGCACCCGGTGAAGTGTTGGTGGCGTCCTTTGTGATCCTGGCCCTGAGCTGCTTCACCGCCACGGCCATCGGTCTTGAAGCTGCTCTTGGAGCGTTCGCGGCTGGTCTGATTCTCAGCAGCTCCAAGCACAACCACGCCATTCAGCAGGCGGTGCTGCCGATCGTGACCCTGTTCGCCACCATCTTCTTCGTGCTGGTGGGCGCCGGGATGGATCTCTCAGTGATCAATCCGTCTGACCCCTCCAGCCGCACGGCGCTGGTGGTCGCTGGCTTCCTGTTCGTGGTTGCCGTGATCGGCAAAATTGCCGCCGGCTGGGCCTTCATCAGCAAGCAGCCCACCCGCCGGTTGGTGGTGGGTCTGGGAATGATGCCCCGCGGCGAAGTGGGACTGATCTTCCTGGGCCTCGGTACAAGCGCCAAGCTGCTGTCCCCCTCGCTTGAAGCCGCGATTCTCTTAATGGTGATCGGCACCACCTTCCTGGCGCCGGTGCTGCTGCGCCTCGTGCTCGGGGGCAACAAGCCGGACGACGGCGACAGCGTCAGCGACGACGTGGCAGCCGAACCGGTGGGGCTGCTTTAA
- a CDS encoding phosphoketolase — MTVTPFLHLSGSEHLQAPADDDLQRLDAYWRAANYLAVGMIYLQDNPLLREPLQPEHIKNRLLGHWGSSPGQAFIWTHANRLINTYDLDMIYMSGPGHGAPGARGPVYIDGSYTERYPDKSLDEAGLKKFFKMFSFPGHIGSHCTAEMPGSIHEGGELGYVLSHAAGSVFDNPELITVACVGDGEAETGPLATSWHINKFINPIKDGAVLPVLHLNGYKIANPTILSRIDHEELESLFRGLGWTPIFVEGSDPMEMHRKMAVAMEQAVLEIRAIQEQARGSGEAFRPRWPMVVLRSPKGWTGPQELDGKKIENFWRAHQVPIGDVKANPDHLQLLEDWMKSYRPWELFDNNGAVREEIRALSPKGDRRMGSNPHTNGGVLRKDLRFPELRNYEVPVETPGTTEKENTYPLGELIRDLISHNPGAYRLFGPDETASNRLQAVYETTKKAWMANFLPEDLNGSELARDGAVVEMLSEHTLVGMMDGYLLTGRYGFFHTYEAFAHVVASMYNQHCKWLEHCEEIPWRAPIAPWNCLISSTVWRQDHNGFTHQDPGFMDLAGNKKGSITRVYLPADANSLLAVAEKALTETDVANIIVSDKQKHLQYLTLDEARRHVAKGAGIWEWACNDNCGVDPDEPDVVLASAGDIPTKECLAAIEILRSQTPHLKIRYVNVVKLFSLGNPKDHPHGLSDRDFESLFTPDKPVIFNFHGYPWLIHRLTYNRPNHSNFHVRGYKEQGNINTPLELAICNQIDRFNLVIDVIDRVDSLGSRAAHVKEQMKDEIHKHRAYAHEHGTDAPEINNWRWSLGRSSCAV, encoded by the coding sequence ATGACGGTCACTCCCTTCCTGCATCTCTCAGGCTCTGAACACCTTCAGGCACCGGCGGACGACGACCTTCAGCGCCTCGATGCCTACTGGCGGGCCGCCAACTATCTGGCGGTGGGAATGATTTATCTGCAGGACAATCCGCTGCTGCGGGAGCCTCTGCAGCCCGAGCACATCAAGAACCGTCTTCTGGGCCACTGGGGCTCCAGCCCAGGCCAGGCCTTCATCTGGACCCACGCCAATCGGCTGATCAACACCTACGACCTGGACATGATCTACATGTCCGGTCCTGGCCATGGGGCCCCTGGCGCCCGCGGGCCGGTGTACATCGACGGCAGCTACACCGAGCGCTATCCCGACAAGTCGCTGGATGAAGCCGGCCTGAAGAAGTTCTTCAAGATGTTCTCCTTCCCAGGACACATCGGCAGCCACTGCACTGCGGAGATGCCCGGATCGATCCATGAGGGTGGTGAACTCGGCTACGTGCTCTCCCACGCCGCGGGATCGGTGTTCGACAACCCCGAACTGATCACGGTCGCCTGCGTGGGTGATGGCGAGGCGGAGACCGGGCCTCTGGCCACCAGCTGGCACATCAACAAATTCATCAACCCGATCAAAGACGGTGCCGTGCTGCCGGTGCTGCACCTCAACGGCTACAAGATCGCCAACCCCACGATCCTCAGCCGCATCGATCACGAGGAGCTGGAAAGCCTGTTCCGCGGACTGGGCTGGACGCCGATCTTCGTGGAGGGCTCCGATCCGATGGAGATGCACCGCAAGATGGCTGTGGCCATGGAGCAGGCCGTGCTCGAAATCCGGGCGATCCAGGAGCAGGCCCGCGGCAGTGGTGAAGCCTTCCGCCCCCGCTGGCCGATGGTCGTGCTGCGCTCCCCCAAGGGCTGGACCGGTCCGCAGGAACTTGATGGCAAGAAGATCGAAAACTTCTGGCGCGCTCACCAGGTGCCGATCGGTGATGTGAAAGCCAACCCAGATCACCTGCAGCTGCTGGAGGACTGGATGAAGAGCTATCGCCCCTGGGAGCTCTTCGATAACAACGGCGCCGTGCGCGAGGAGATCCGGGCGCTGTCTCCCAAGGGTGATCGCCGCATGGGCTCCAACCCCCACACCAACGGTGGGGTGCTGCGCAAAGATCTGCGCTTCCCGGAGCTGCGCAACTACGAAGTCCCGGTGGAGACCCCCGGTACCACCGAAAAGGAGAACACCTACCCCCTGGGTGAACTGATCCGCGATCTGATCAGTCACAACCCCGGTGCCTATCGCCTCTTCGGCCCGGACGAAACGGCCTCTAACCGCCTCCAGGCTGTGTACGAGACGACCAAGAAGGCCTGGATGGCGAATTTCCTGCCCGAAGACCTCAACGGCAGCGAGCTGGCCCGCGACGGCGCCGTGGTGGAGATGCTCTCCGAGCACACCCTGGTGGGGATGATGGATGGCTACCTGCTCACAGGCCGGTATGGCTTCTTCCACACCTACGAGGCCTTCGCCCACGTGGTGGCCTCGATGTACAACCAGCACTGCAAGTGGCTGGAGCACTGCGAGGAGATTCCCTGGCGAGCTCCGATCGCCCCCTGGAATTGCTTGATCTCCTCCACCGTGTGGCGTCAAGACCACAACGGCTTCACCCACCAGGATCCTGGCTTCATGGATCTGGCGGGCAACAAGAAGGGCAGCATCACCCGCGTGTATTTGCCGGCCGATGCCAACAGCCTGCTGGCAGTGGCCGAAAAGGCCCTCACCGAAACCGATGTGGCCAACATCATCGTGTCGGACAAGCAGAAGCACCTGCAGTACCTCACCCTTGATGAGGCCCGCCGCCATGTCGCCAAAGGCGCCGGCATCTGGGAGTGGGCCTGCAACGACAACTGCGGCGTTGATCCTGATGAACCCGATGTGGTGCTGGCCTCCGCTGGCGACATCCCCACCAAGGAATGCCTGGCAGCGATCGAAATCCTGCGTTCACAAACTCCCCATCTCAAGATCCGCTACGTGAATGTGGTGAAGCTGTTCTCCCTGGGTAACCCCAAAGACCATCCCCATGGCCTCAGCGACCGGGACTTCGAAAGCCTGTTCACTCCAGACAAACCGGTGATTTTCAACTTCCACGGCTATCCCTGGCTGATTCACCGCCTTACCTACAACCGTCCGAACCACAGCAACTTCCACGTGCGTGGTTACAAAGAACAGGGCAACATCAATACGCCTCTGGAACTGGCCATCTGCAACCAGATCGACCGCTTCAACCTGGTGATCGATGTGATCGACCGCGTGGACTCTCTCGGCTCACGGGCCGCCCACGTGAAAGAGCAAATGAAGGACGAAATCCACAAGCACCGCGCTTACGCCCATGAGCACGGCACCGATGCACCTGAGATCAACAACTGGCGCTGGAGCCTGGGCCGCAGCTCCTGTGCTGTCTGA
- a CDS encoding glycogen/starch/alpha-glucan phosphorylase, translated as MSSSQPLDLRLPTPGCYADPERAGLDAESVFDGMTEHLFFTLGKLAPSASRHDLYMALSYAVRDRLMTRFLASKEAIRARPQRTVAYLSAEFLIGPQLANNLLNLGIQKEAEEALKRFGIESLQQILEVEEEPGLGNGGLGRLAACYMESLASLEIPATGYGIRYEFGIFDQLIRDGWQVEVTDKWLKGGWPWELPQPDQACFVGFGGRTESYIDDKGNYRSRWIPSEHAIGVPHDVPVLGYRVNTCDRLRLWRADATESFDFYAFNIGDYYGAVEQKVGSETLSKVLYPNDGTDEGRRLRLKQQHFFVSCSLQDMLRSLDSRGLSVENFPEHWTVQLNDTHPAIAVAELMRLLIDDRHLEWEKAWDITTRSVAYTNHTLLPEALEKWDLNLFSSLLPRHLELIYEINRRFLQQVRLRYPGNDAIQRKLSIIDEDGGKAVRMAHLATIGAHHVNGVAALHSDLVREQLMPEFAALWPEKFTNVTNGVTPRRWVALSNPELATLLDEHVGPGWITDMEQLRRIEERQHDHGFLEHWGNTKLSVKRKLSGYIHRNTGVLVDPSSLFDVQVKRIHEYKRQHLNALQVITQYLRIKNGRADGMAPRTVIFGGKAAPGYYMAKLIIRFINGIAETINADPDMDGRLRVVFLPDYNVKLGEQVYPASDLSEQISTAGKEASGTGNMKFAMNGALTIGTLDGANVEIREQVGGENFFLFGKTVEEIAALKQGGYRPWEVIQSIPELAEAIHLVEIGHFSNGDSELFRPLLDNLTGSDPFFVMADFADYLRAQDAVSLAWTDRMHWNRMSLLNSARSGFFSSDRSIHDYCRDIWKVEAMPVEITCDVR; from the coding sequence ATGAGCTCCTCCCAGCCCCTCGATCTGCGTCTGCCCACCCCCGGCTGTTATGCCGACCCCGAACGTGCCGGCCTGGATGCCGAGTCCGTGTTCGACGGCATGACCGAGCACCTGTTCTTCACCCTGGGAAAACTCGCTCCTTCCGCCAGCCGCCATGACCTCTACATGGCCCTGAGCTACGCAGTGCGCGACCGTTTGATGACCCGCTTCCTCGCCAGCAAGGAAGCGATCCGCGCCAGGCCTCAGCGCACGGTGGCCTATCTCTCAGCTGAATTCCTGATCGGTCCACAGCTGGCCAACAACCTGCTGAATCTGGGTATTCAGAAGGAAGCCGAAGAAGCGCTCAAACGCTTTGGCATTGAATCCCTGCAGCAGATCCTCGAGGTCGAGGAAGAGCCCGGACTGGGCAATGGCGGCCTGGGCCGTCTGGCGGCTTGCTACATGGAGTCGCTGGCCAGCCTGGAAATCCCAGCCACCGGCTATGGCATCCGCTACGAATTCGGCATCTTCGACCAGCTCATCCGTGACGGCTGGCAAGTTGAGGTCACAGACAAGTGGCTTAAGGGCGGCTGGCCCTGGGAGCTGCCCCAACCCGATCAGGCCTGCTTCGTGGGCTTCGGCGGCCGCACCGAGAGCTACATCGATGACAAGGGCAACTACCGCTCCCGCTGGATCCCCTCCGAACACGCCATCGGCGTCCCCCACGACGTGCCTGTGCTGGGCTACCGCGTGAACACCTGCGACCGCCTGCGCCTCTGGCGGGCGGATGCCACGGAGAGCTTTGATTTCTACGCCTTCAATATCGGCGACTACTACGGCGCTGTGGAACAGAAGGTGGGCAGCGAAACCCTCTCCAAGGTGCTCTACCCCAACGACGGCACCGATGAGGGACGCCGCCTGCGCCTCAAGCAGCAGCACTTCTTCGTGAGCTGCTCCCTGCAGGACATGCTGCGCAGCCTCGACAGCCGCGGCCTGTCCGTGGAGAACTTCCCTGAGCACTGGACCGTCCAGCTGAACGACACCCACCCCGCCATCGCCGTGGCAGAGCTGATGCGCCTGCTGATCGACGACCGCCACCTGGAGTGGGAGAAGGCCTGGGACATCACCACCCGCTCAGTGGCGTACACCAACCACACCCTGCTGCCGGAAGCCCTGGAGAAGTGGGACCTGAACCTGTTCAGCAGCCTGCTTCCTCGGCACCTGGAGCTGATCTACGAGATCAACCGCCGCTTCCTGCAGCAGGTGCGTCTGCGCTATCCGGGCAATGATGCCATCCAGCGCAAGCTTTCGATCATTGATGAAGACGGCGGCAAGGCCGTGCGCATGGCGCATCTGGCCACCATCGGCGCTCACCACGTGAACGGGGTGGCAGCGCTGCACTCCGATCTGGTGCGTGAACAGCTGATGCCCGAGTTCGCGGCGCTTTGGCCAGAGAAGTTCACCAACGTGACCAATGGCGTCACCCCGCGCCGCTGGGTGGCCTTGTCCAACCCTGAGCTGGCCACCCTGCTTGATGAGCATGTGGGACCGGGCTGGATCACCGACATGGAGCAGCTGCGCCGCATCGAGGAGCGTCAGCATGACCACGGCTTCCTTGAGCACTGGGGTAACACCAAGCTCTCGGTGAAGCGCAAACTCTCCGGCTACATCCACCGCAACACCGGCGTGCTGGTGGATCCCTCCAGCCTGTTCGACGTGCAGGTGAAGCGCATTCACGAATACAAGCGCCAGCACCTCAATGCCCTGCAGGTGATCACCCAGTACCTGCGCATCAAGAACGGCCGCGCGGATGGCATGGCCCCGCGCACGGTGATCTTTGGCGGCAAGGCCGCTCCTGGCTACTACATGGCCAAATTGATCATCCGCTTCATTAACGGCATCGCCGAAACGATCAATGCCGATCCCGACATGGACGGCCGCCTGCGGGTGGTGTTCCTGCCGGATTACAACGTGAAGCTGGGCGAGCAGGTGTATCCCGCTTCTGACCTCTCTGAGCAGATCTCCACCGCCGGCAAGGAAGCGTCGGGCACCGGCAACATGAAGTTCGCCATGAACGGAGCCCTCACCATCGGCACACTCGATGGCGCCAATGTGGAGATCCGCGAACAGGTTGGCGGTGAGAACTTCTTCCTGTTCGGCAAGACCGTGGAGGAGATCGCGGCGCTTAAGCAGGGCGGCTACCGCCCCTGGGAGGTGATTCAGTCGATCCCAGAGTTGGCGGAAGCCATCCACCTGGTGGAGATCGGCCACTTCAGCAACGGCGACAGCGAGCTGTTCCGGCCGCTGCTCGACAACCTCACAGGCAGCGATCCCTTCTTCGTGATGGCCGACTTCGCCGATTACCTGCGGGCGCAGGATGCGGTGAGCCTGGCTTGGACCGATCGCATGCACTGGAACCGCATGAGCCTGCTGAACTCAGCCCGCAGCGGCTTCTTCTCCTCCGACCGCTCCATCCACGACTACTGCCGCGACATTTGGAAGGTGGAGGCGATGCCGGTGGAGATCACCTGCGACGTGCGTTGA
- a CDS encoding alpha/beta fold hydrolase — MVSNDQAAWWQFRGHAVHGLCAAPEPAQNPQSLERPALLLVHGFGASTDHWRHNIPVLAQTHEVHAVDLLGFGRSAKPAGLSYGGALWRDQLVAYVQERIGRPTVIAGNSLGGFAALAAGAELGDRAAGVVLLNAAGPFSDEQTASPGGWGAIARRSIGSALLKSPVLQRLLFENLRRPATIRRTLRQVYIDKTNVDDWLVESIRRPSLDPGAFGVFRTVFDIPRGQPLDELFAHLQAPLLLLWGIRDPWINAAGRRSSFQRHAPENTTEVVLDAGHCPHDEVPDQVNRALQDWLEGRVGQNTLDPQPSR, encoded by the coding sequence GTGGTGAGCAACGACCAGGCAGCGTGGTGGCAGTTCCGTGGCCATGCCGTGCACGGTCTGTGCGCAGCGCCAGAACCGGCCCAGAACCCCCAGTCGCTGGAGCGCCCTGCCCTCCTGCTGGTGCATGGATTTGGTGCGTCCACGGATCACTGGCGGCACAACATCCCTGTGCTGGCCCAAACCCACGAGGTGCACGCTGTGGATCTTCTCGGTTTCGGACGCAGCGCCAAACCCGCAGGACTCAGCTACGGCGGTGCGCTCTGGCGCGATCAGCTGGTGGCTTACGTGCAGGAGCGCATCGGCCGCCCCACGGTGATCGCCGGCAACTCTCTTGGCGGTTTCGCCGCCTTGGCAGCAGGTGCCGAACTGGGGGACCGGGCGGCTGGGGTGGTGCTGCTCAATGCTGCGGGTCCCTTCAGCGATGAACAGACCGCCAGCCCGGGGGGATGGGGGGCAATCGCCCGGCGCTCCATCGGTTCCGCTTTGCTGAAGAGCCCGGTGCTGCAGCGGTTGCTGTTTGAAAACCTGCGCAGGCCCGCCACCATTCGCCGCACCCTGCGGCAGGTGTACATCGACAAGACGAATGTCGATGACTGGCTTGTGGAGTCGATTCGACGCCCGTCGCTGGACCCTGGAGCCTTCGGGGTGTTCCGCACCGTGTTCGATATCCCCCGCGGCCAACCCCTTGATGAGCTGTTTGCCCACCTGCAGGCGCCGTTGCTGCTGCTCTGGGGGATCCGCGATCCCTGGATCAATGCCGCCGGACGGCGATCCAGCTTTCAGCGCCATGCTCCGGAGAACACCACCGAAGTGGTCCTCGACGCTGGCCACTGCCCCCACGATGAGGTTCCCGATCAGGTGAACCGGGCCTTGCAGGACTGGCTGGAAGGGCGTGTTGGCCAGAACACCTTGGATCCGCAGCCATCCCGGTAA
- a CDS encoding FAD-binding oxidoreductase, translating into MARSSRAFSPTITEAFSETLLQPHSEAELSALVRDLHSNGRPWTPAGLGSRLHWGPLLQQAGPAVSTRRFNRIIDHAVDDLTITVEAGLPLADLQHALAERHQWLPVDWPWGTATDLGTSAGTVGGLVARGLSGSLRQRHLGVRDQLIGIGLMRSDGVAAKAGGRVVKNVAGYDLMRLLCGSWGSLALITEVTLRVQPIRKARRLLLVHGEPSGLEPLRQAVIRGGFTPEWINWETTPDRGCSLRLGVASISDAAVDAQLSQIQALADDLRLKTERQAWSHPLPAPIPQASDPAWLLRLNLPPARCIDLLKDETFQRLQGWSWQLAAGAGSGDAWQVQGPATPAYAIAALRRRVADLGGELTVLIQPSAPESQEALDAWLDAPSRPLIEAVKRQFDPRLQLARGRLPGVAAPFS; encoded by the coding sequence ATGGCACGATCATCTCGCGCATTCAGTCCAACCATCACTGAGGCCTTCTCCGAGACGCTGCTGCAGCCGCACAGCGAAGCTGAGCTGAGCGCGCTGGTGCGCGACCTGCATAGCAATGGCCGTCCCTGGACGCCGGCAGGGCTGGGAAGTCGCCTGCACTGGGGGCCACTGCTTCAGCAGGCAGGTCCAGCCGTGAGCACTCGTCGATTCAACCGGATCATCGACCACGCCGTGGATGACCTCACCATCACCGTGGAGGCCGGGCTACCCCTGGCCGATCTACAACACGCCCTGGCCGAACGGCATCAGTGGCTACCGGTGGACTGGCCCTGGGGCACCGCGACGGATCTCGGAACCAGCGCCGGCACAGTGGGAGGGCTGGTGGCCCGAGGGCTCTCCGGCAGCCTGCGCCAGCGGCATCTGGGGGTGCGTGATCAACTGATCGGCATCGGCCTGATGCGCAGTGATGGCGTTGCCGCCAAGGCCGGCGGTCGGGTCGTGAAAAACGTAGCCGGCTACGACCTGATGCGGCTGCTCTGCGGCAGCTGGGGCAGCCTGGCCCTGATTACCGAAGTCACCCTGCGAGTGCAGCCCATCCGCAAGGCCCGTCGCCTGCTGCTGGTGCACGGAGAGCCCTCCGGCCTGGAGCCCCTGCGCCAGGCGGTGATCCGCGGCGGTTTCACCCCAGAGTGGATCAACTGGGAAACGACACCCGACCGGGGCTGCAGCCTCAGGCTGGGGGTGGCCAGCATCAGCGATGCCGCCGTTGACGCACAGCTGAGTCAAATCCAAGCCCTGGCCGATGACCTGCGACTGAAGACGGAACGGCAAGCATGGAGCCATCCCCTCCCAGCCCCGATCCCTCAAGCGTCAGACCCGGCCTGGTTGCTGCGCTTAAACCTGCCGCCGGCGCGGTGTATCGACCTGCTGAAGGATGAAACCTTCCAGCGGTTGCAAGGCTGGAGCTGGCAACTGGCCGCGGGAGCAGGCAGCGGCGATGCCTGGCAGGTGCAGGGTCCAGCCACTCCCGCCTACGCGATCGCAGCGTTGCGCAGGCGGGTAGCGGATCTGGGAGGTGAGCTCACGGTGCTGATCCAACCGTCAGCGCCGGAGAGCCAGGAGGCACTGGACGCCTGGTTGGATGCTCCCTCCAGACCCCTGATCGAAGCGGTGAAGCGGCAGTTTGACCCCAGGCTGCAACTGGCCCGGGGACGACTGCCAGGCGTGGCCGCACCCTTCAGCTGA
- a CDS encoding galactose mutarotase codes for MTFRQQSAPYAHWEYVHPSSGDRLRIVPERGGLVSEWLCNGREVLYFDQERYADPAKSIRGGIPVLFPICGNLPGDSLPLASGTYTLKQHGFARNLPWTIELLEDQGGVRLCLVDTADTQAAYPFAFRVQMDMRPVASALEIVTTVTNTSKEGGEAMPFSFGLHPYFNVTDLARTELEGLAPRCLNHLEMADAETASQLSRLPDGVDFLTRPAGPVTLVDKAAGTRLQLQHHDPMDLTVVWTEPPRPMVCLEPWTGPRQSLISGDRKLELSAGQSTTLTCRYSVS; via the coding sequence ATGACCTTCCGCCAGCAGTCAGCTCCCTACGCCCACTGGGAATACGTGCATCCCAGCAGTGGTGACCGTTTGAGGATTGTTCCGGAGCGCGGTGGTTTGGTGAGCGAATGGCTCTGTAACGGCCGTGAAGTGCTCTACTTCGACCAGGAACGCTATGCCGACCCTGCCAAGAGCATCCGCGGTGGCATTCCCGTGTTGTTTCCGATTTGCGGCAACCTGCCTGGCGACAGCCTGCCCCTGGCCAGTGGCACCTACACCCTGAAGCAGCACGGCTTTGCCCGCAATCTTCCCTGGACGATCGAACTGCTCGAGGATCAGGGCGGTGTGCGGCTCTGCCTGGTCGATACGGCTGACACCCAGGCGGCCTATCCCTTCGCGTTCCGGGTGCAGATGGACATGCGCCCTGTGGCCTCAGCACTGGAGATCGTGACGACGGTCACCAACACCTCGAAGGAAGGCGGGGAGGCCATGCCTTTCAGCTTCGGTCTGCACCCGTATTTCAATGTGACCGATCTGGCCCGCACCGAGCTCGAGGGACTCGCCCCCCGCTGCCTCAATCACCTGGAGATGGCTGATGCTGAAACGGCCTCCCAGCTCAGTCGTCTGCCAGACGGCGTCGACTTCCTCACCCGTCCCGCTGGGCCTGTGACGCTTGTGGACAAGGCGGCTGGTACGCGTCTGCAGTTGCAGCATCACGACCCGATGGATCTCACGGTGGTCTGGACCGAACCTCCCCGCCCGATGGTGTGCCTCGAACCCTGGACGGGACCACGGCAATCGCTGATCAGTGGCGATCGCAAGCTGGAACTGAGCGCCGGCCAGAGCACCACCCTCACCTGTCGCTATTCGGTGAGCTGA
- a CDS encoding acetate/propionate family kinase translates to MQDLALTINLGSSSLKAALVDSTGAIPWHGGRSLQPDESLEEVLERWLAPALEPYRKSIILVGHRVVHGGEHFTAPTRIDDQVETTLQELVPLAPLHNPPALKGLAWARDWAPDLPQWACFDTAFHSTLPAAASTYALPAELRQRGFRRFGFHGINHQHVAETVAGQWQQQGRDPKKLRLISAHLGAGASLAAIQGGRCIDTTMGYTPLEGLVMASRCGSVDPGLLLELMREGIGAAQLADLLQQQAGLKGLSGLSGDMRDIREQAAAGHQGAQLALDVFRQRLLQLIGAMAASLQGVDVLALTGGIGEHDQALRSELEEALAWLPNLEMVIVQADEEGMIARLCRRSAAVG, encoded by the coding sequence ATGCAGGACCTGGCGCTGACCATCAACCTCGGCAGCTCCAGCCTGAAGGCAGCCCTGGTGGACTCCACCGGGGCCATTCCATGGCATGGCGGACGCAGTCTGCAACCTGACGAAAGCCTCGAAGAGGTGCTGGAGAGATGGCTGGCGCCAGCGCTTGAGCCTTATCGCAAGAGCATCATCCTGGTGGGCCACCGGGTGGTGCATGGCGGCGAACACTTCACCGCCCCCACACGCATTGATGACCAGGTAGAAACCACTCTGCAGGAGCTGGTGCCCCTCGCTCCGCTGCACAATCCTCCTGCCCTGAAGGGTCTGGCCTGGGCCCGTGACTGGGCACCGGACCTGCCCCAATGGGCCTGCTTTGATACCGCCTTCCACAGCACCCTGCCGGCGGCGGCCAGCACCTATGCCTTGCCAGCGGAGTTGCGCCAGCGGGGATTCCGGCGCTTCGGCTTCCATGGCATCAACCACCAGCATGTGGCCGAAACCGTGGCAGGCCAGTGGCAGCAACAGGGCCGAGATCCCAAAAAGCTGCGTCTGATCAGCGCCCACCTGGGGGCAGGGGCATCCTTGGCAGCGATCCAGGGCGGCCGCTGCATCGACACCACCATGGGCTACACACCGCTGGAGGGGCTGGTGATGGCCAGCCGCTGCGGCAGCGTGGATCCAGGCCTGCTGCTGGAACTGATGCGTGAAGGCATAGGCGCAGCCCAGCTGGCGGATCTGCTGCAACAACAAGCAGGCCTGAAGGGGTTATCCGGTCTGAGCGGGGACATGCGTGACATCCGCGAGCAGGCGGCTGCAGGCCACCAGGGGGCTCAGCTGGCGCTGGATGTGTTTCGGCAGCGATTGCTGCAGCTGATCGGCGCCATGGCCGCCAGCCTGCAGGGCGTTGATGTGCTGGCGCTCACTGGAGGAATCGGTGAACACGACCAAGCATTGAGGTCGGAACTTGAAGAAGCCTTGGCGTGGCTGCCCAATCTGGAGATGGTGATCGTGCAAGCCGATGAGGAGGGCATGATCGCCCGACTCTGCCGGCGCTCAGCCGCGGTCGGGTAG